One genomic segment of Acropora muricata isolate sample 2 unplaced genomic scaffold, ASM3666990v1 scaffold_754, whole genome shotgun sequence includes these proteins:
- the LOC136907696 gene encoding probable cyclin-dependent serine/threonine-protein kinase DDB_G0278487 codes for MAVMASSAKPKIMNWTPLHDLVLCKEIIFVNPYGAKKKSIQRSALWQKIAENLNSVKDPCFIVEKRSVLIQRFKRQQAQELRESGTTPQHTELDTAIEQIIAMEESSETEQQEMNDENRGKVEADRKKAEDMRQKALETMGKTHKRNSEEGSTCTRAKKSRKNGTGALDYLKERAQQDQALKQEELELKKQENERLQNIQTQQIQMFKVMMDQQQQVQKQVQDMQNLLLMQQQTQTQAMMALLEKLVPK; via the exons ATGGCCGTGATGGCGTCTAGCGCGAAACCCAA AATTATGAATTGGACACCTCTGCACGACCTGGTGTTGTGTAAGGAGATCATTTTTGTCAACCCCTACGGTGCCAAAAAAAAGTCCATTCAACGCAGTGCGCTGTGGCAGAAGATCGCAGAAAATCTCAATAGTGTTAAGGATCCTTGCTTTATTGTGGAAAAGAGATCAGTCCTCATTCAGCGCTTTAAGAGACAACAGGCACAGGAATTGAGGGAGAGTGGAACGACACCTCAGCACACCGAGTTGGATACTGCTATTGAACAAATCATAGCTATGGAGGAATCTTCTGAGACTGAACAGCAAGAAATGAATGACGAGAACAGGGGAAAGGTGGAGGCTGATAGAAAAAAAGCAGAGGATATGCGTCAAAAGGCCCTAGAAACGATGGGTAAGACCCATAAGAGGAATTCTGAAGAAGGAAGTACTTGTACCAGAGCAAAGAAGAGCCGAAAAAATGGTACTGGAGCATTGGATTACCTGAAAGAAAGAGCACAGCAAGATCAGGCACTTAAACAGGAGGAGTTggaattgaaaaaacaagaaaatgagcGGTTGCAAAACATCCAGACACAGCAGATTCAGATGTTCAAAGTAATGATGGATCAGCAACAGCAAGTGCAAAA GCAAGTTCAGGATATGCAGAATTTGTTGTTGATGCAACAGCAAACTCAAACTCAGGCTATGATGGCTTTATTAGAGAAACTTGTTCCTAAATGA
- the LOC136907838 gene encoding uncharacterized protein, with protein MRKFMTSGTLANMQYSLPVQYSDHFLPSCKAQLESKERYSETSLLPQLTLASCGPLRGKESVWADLTSVCFESSYKLASLDQSELSTLLKVYLTLYPKETEGSLKLSMLYKKYKSLAVGGERYGSTAGSRHCPYARIIASWCGNNGFVNPGMMRPGIIRYFIVHSVEINGQQNIHVFAVVDWLTSSEQDFGYGNPLSVWLAKDFENAGPAVFLPVQRIHSKFLSADKLYSGQNYLVVSPICRRILL; from the coding sequence ATGCGGAAGTTTATGACCTCTGGAACTTTGGCAAATATGCAATACAGTCTACCAGTACAGTACAGTGATCATTTCCTGCCCAGCTGCAAAGCACAGCTTGAATCCAAAGAGAGATACAGTGAAACCAGTCTCTTACCGCAGCTAACGCTTGCATCCTGTGGTCCTTTACGCGGCAAAGAATCTGTGTGGGCAGATTTGACATCAGTTTGTTTTGAGAGCTCATACAAGCTGGCAagtcttgaccaatcagaattgagtaCATTGCTTAAAGTATACCTCACCTTATATCCAAAAGAAACAGAGGGATCACTGAAATTGTCCATGCTTTACAAGAAGTATAAGTCTTTAGCAGTTGGTGGTGAGAGGTATGGTTCAACAGCAGGTTCTAGGCATTGCCCATATGCTCGAATAATTGCTTCATGGTGTGGCAACAATGGCTTTGTTAACCCTGGAATGATGAGGCCTGGAATTATTCGCTATTTCATTGTTCACAGTGTAGAGATCAACGGACAACAGAACATTCATGTGTTTGCTGTTGTGGACTGGTTGACGTCATCAGAGCAAGACTTCGGCTATGGGAATCCCCTGTCTGTTTGGCTTGCTAAAGACTTTGAGAATGCTGGACCAGCAGTTTTCTTGCCCGTTCAGAGAATCCACTCAAAATTTTTATCTGCTGATAAACTTTATTCTGGACAGAATTACTTAGTTGTATCTCCCATTTGCAGGAGAATCTTGctttaa
- the LOC136907840 gene encoding uncharacterized protein translates to MFQNDVEEKVLGVIWNYVTDEFSFKVKVDLLRPTDYSVDHGVKMTKRTLLSQVAPFYDPNGFAAAFVIRAKIGLQELWQIGLHWDDNLPYHVQERWIQFFKEMKELDKIGFKRCLVPPETPEAPVLCVFSDASQEAFGACAYVRQKTKQSTYEVNFVAAKSRVAPLKQLTIPRLELQAAVLASRLAKTIVKECTIQFADVKFFTDSSITLAWIQSPTRSFKPFVSARVGEIQNNSDPSQWKHIPGEENVADDVSRGLHVQHLMGRWMNSPEFLKLPEDEWPVQKTTQ, encoded by the coding sequence ATGTTCCAGAATGACGTTGAAGAAAAGGTGCTTGGGGTGATCTGGAATTACGTCACAGATGAGTTCAGCTTTAAAGTTAAAGTGGATTTACTGCGCCCGACAGATTATTCAGTAGACCATGGAGTAAAGATGACCAAGAGAACACTGCTCAGTCAAGTTGCCCCCTTCTACGACCCCAACGGATTCGCTGCTGCATTTGTCATCAGAGCCAAAATAGGTTTGCAAGAGCTGTGGCAGATTGGTCTTCACTGGGACGATAATCTTCCATATCATGTACAAGAGAGGTGGATCCAGTTCTTCAAGGAAATGAAGGAGCTTGACAAGATTGGCTTCAAGAGATGCCTGGTTCCACCCGAGACTCCAGAAGCACCCGTACTGTGTGTCTTTTCAGACGCTTCACAAGAAGCATTTGGAGCCTGCGCGTACGTCCGTCAGAAAACGAAACAAAGCACCTATGAAGTAAACTTCGTTGCAGCTAAGTCTAGAGTGGCACCCCTAAAGCAACTCACAATTCCACGCCTGGAATTGCAAGCAGCCGTTCTCGCCTCCCGCCTCGCGAAAACAATTGTGAAAGAGTGTACGATTCAATTTGCGGATGTCAAATTCTTCACTGACAGCAGTATCACACTTGCCTGGATACAAAGTCCTACCCGCAGTTTCAAGCCGTTTGTCTCGGCACGGGTTGGGGAGATCCAGAACAATTCGGACCCAAGTCAGTGGAAGCACATTCCTGGTGAAGAAAATGTGGCCGATGATGTGTCCCGAGGATTGCATGTACAGCACCTGATGGGAAGATGGATGAACAGTCCTGAATTTTTGAAACTTCCAGAAGACGAATGGCCGGTCCAAAAAACTACACAGTAG